A stretch of Endozoicomonas sp. SCSIO W0465 DNA encodes these proteins:
- the dmsD gene encoding Tat proofreading chaperone DmsD, producing MSGSAALSAVAVLPRMLGTLFYYSPTSEEASNVITELAELPALLDWQNSSRIEEAAARLCSVEIAKLPYQFSLLFEGQGVMSAPPWGSVYLDRENLLLGETAQAYRQFLRANEVELDTELNEPEDQFGLMILAMAYFMETENDDAVVELLGTHLLPWSGRYLALLAEADESGFYRALALVAEEFLKEVSEAYEVTAETRQLYR from the coding sequence ATGTCAGGAAGTGCCGCGTTGTCTGCTGTTGCCGTTCTGCCCAGAATGCTGGGAACCCTGTTTTATTATTCGCCAACCTCCGAAGAAGCCAGTAATGTCATTACCGAACTGGCTGAACTGCCCGCTCTGCTGGACTGGCAAAATTCATCCCGGATAGAGGAAGCTGCAGCCCGTCTGTGCTCTGTGGAGATAGCGAAATTACCCTATCAGTTTTCCCTGCTGTTTGAAGGACAGGGGGTCATGTCGGCGCCACCCTGGGGATCGGTCTATCTCGACAGGGAAAACCTGCTGCTGGGTGAAACGGCACAGGCTTATCGTCAGTTTCTGCGGGCCAACGAGGTAGAGCTGGATACGGAGTTGAATGAGCCGGAAGATCAGTTTGGCCTGATGATTCTGGCCATGGCTTACTTTATGGAGACTGAGAATGATGATGCGGTAGTGGAGCTGCTCGGCACTCATCTGCTGCCATGGTCTGGTCGTTATCTGGCACTGTTGGCTGAGGCAGATGAGAGCGGCTTTTACCGTGCGCTGGCGCTGGTGGCTGAGGAATTCCTGAAGGAAGTCTCCGAAGCATACGAAGTGACGGCAGAAACCCGACAATTATATCGATAA
- the radA gene encoding DNA repair protein RadA: MAKAKSRKAYVCIECGSEAAKWQGQCPDCKSWNSYKEVNLGPAASPAIAASNKAGFAGTLSGLKTLSEVDVEEAPRFSSGMTEFDRVLGGGFVKGSAVLIGGHPGAGKSTILLQVLCHVAQSMNALYVSGEESLQQIAARAQRLGLPTDNLKMLAETSAENIVAVAEQEKPGIIVIDSIQVMYMNGVDSVPGGVGQVKESAAFLTRYAKQSGTVLLIVGHVTKDNSLAGPMTLSHIIDTQIMLGNTDDSRFRMMRATKNRFGQVNELGIFAMTETGMKEVKNPSAIFLSRTQEATSGSIISVLWEGTRPLLVEIQGLVVESQLGNPRRVTVGVEQNRLAMLLAILTRHGGIFTSDQDVFLNVVGGVKITETSADLASLLAVVSSLRDTPLPQDLVAFGEVGLAGEIRPVANGQERLTEAAKHGFSRAIVPVANQPRKPIPGLTVIAVKKLSEALEAI; this comes from the coding sequence ATGGCAAAAGCAAAATCCCGAAAGGCGTACGTCTGTATCGAATGCGGCAGCGAAGCCGCCAAATGGCAGGGGCAGTGCCCGGACTGCAAGTCGTGGAACTCTTACAAAGAAGTTAACCTCGGTCCGGCAGCCTCCCCAGCCATTGCCGCCAGTAACAAGGCCGGGTTTGCCGGTACCCTCTCCGGGCTGAAAACCCTCAGCGAAGTCGATGTTGAAGAAGCCCCACGTTTTTCCAGCGGTATGACGGAGTTCGACCGGGTGCTCGGTGGCGGTTTTGTCAAGGGCAGTGCTGTGTTGATTGGTGGCCATCCCGGTGCCGGTAAAAGTACCATCCTGTTGCAGGTGCTCTGTCACGTTGCCCAATCAATGAATGCGCTCTACGTATCCGGTGAAGAGTCACTGCAGCAGATTGCCGCCCGTGCCCAGCGGTTAGGGTTGCCCACCGATAACCTGAAAATGCTGGCGGAAACTTCGGCAGAAAATATCGTAGCAGTAGCGGAGCAGGAAAAGCCCGGCATCATCGTGATTGACTCTATCCAGGTGATGTATATGAACGGGGTAGACTCGGTGCCCGGAGGTGTTGGCCAGGTAAAAGAATCCGCAGCCTTTCTGACCCGGTACGCCAAACAGAGCGGTACCGTATTGTTGATTGTTGGCCACGTCACCAAAGACAACTCGCTGGCCGGTCCCATGACCCTGTCCCATATCATCGATACCCAGATCATGCTGGGCAATACCGATGATTCCCGTTTTCGCATGATGCGGGCTACCAAAAACCGCTTTGGCCAGGTGAATGAGCTGGGTATTTTCGCCATGACCGAAACGGGCATGAAAGAAGTGAAAAATCCGTCGGCCATTTTCCTGTCACGAACCCAGGAAGCGACTTCTGGCAGTATTATTTCTGTGCTGTGGGAAGGTACTCGTCCCCTGTTGGTTGAGATACAGGGGCTGGTGGTGGAATCTCAATTGGGCAACCCGCGTCGTGTAACTGTCGGTGTGGAGCAGAATCGTCTGGCCATGCTACTGGCGATTCTGACCCGACATGGTGGCATTTTTACCAGTGACCAGGATGTATTTCTGAACGTGGTTGGCGGCGTAAAGATCACTGAAACCAGTGCTGACCTGGCCAGCCTGCTGGCTGTCGTTTCCAGCCTGCGAGATACGCCACTGCCGCAGGATCTGGTGGCGTTTGGTGAGGTTGGGCTGGCCGGAGAAATCCGTCCGGTGGCCAATGGACAGGAACGTCTGACCGAAGCTGCCAAGCACGGTTTCAGCCGGGCCATTGTTCCTGTGGCCAATCAGCCAAGGAAGCCGATTCCCGGTTTGACGGTGATTGCTGTGAAAAAATTATCGGAAGCGCTGGAAGCTATTTGA
- a CDS encoding class I SAM-dependent methyltransferase, translating to MSHFFTPDDYAIAVAESPVARYVCTPFVQSVLKTHQVDSVLDLRCSEGFFSRLALTAGAHYVVGVDQCPAMLERAIQLNESAGSGIEYKQADPTSLRLDGSFSLVFAFWLTCRLASLSHLKELADTLSYHTSPGSYSYLLAMDSESHARVQANPLAPDDCYGKKVQSVESLQDGDPFELTIQVAETKVHFTDYCWSTSTIVQCLEEAGFTRVNVLYPPVTEEGLKAKGDDYWAAYLAEPFVVAIEAFRA from the coding sequence ATGAGTCATTTTTTCACGCCAGATGACTACGCCATTGCCGTGGCGGAGTCACCCGTTGCCAGATACGTTTGTACCCCTTTTGTACAAAGTGTGCTTAAAACACACCAGGTGGACTCCGTGCTGGATCTGCGTTGCAGCGAAGGCTTCTTTTCCCGCCTTGCCCTGACGGCAGGGGCTCATTATGTGGTGGGAGTGGATCAGTGTCCGGCCATGCTGGAGCGGGCGATACAGTTGAATGAGTCGGCTGGCTCCGGCATTGAGTATAAACAGGCTGATCCCACTTCATTGCGACTGGACGGATCATTTTCTCTGGTGTTTGCCTTCTGGCTTACCTGTCGACTGGCCAGTCTCAGCCACTTGAAAGAACTTGCAGATACCCTCTCGTATCATACGTCACCAGGCAGTTATAGTTATCTTCTGGCCATGGATTCTGAGAGCCACGCCCGAGTGCAGGCTAATCCACTGGCACCGGATGACTGCTACGGCAAAAAGGTGCAGTCTGTGGAAAGCCTTCAAGATGGCGATCCCTTTGAGTTGACCATTCAAGTCGCTGAAACAAAGGTACACTTCACCGATTATTGCTGGTCTACCAGTACGATTGTCCAGTGCCTTGAAGAGGCAGGTTTTACCCGCGTGAATGTGCTCTATCCGCCGGTGACGGAAGAAGGGCTTAAGGCAAAGGGTGACGATTACTGGGCAGCGTATCTGGCTGAACCATTTGTTGTGGCGATAGAGGCATTCAGGGCGTGA
- a CDS encoding IS3 family transposase (programmed frameshift) — MARYSEEFKESIIQKMMPPNNVPVSQLVRETGISDVTLYTWRKKAVSKGVPVPGDGKNPDQWTTENKLAVIIETAALNEAEMAEYCRKKGLFAEQIQQWKAAFINSVSVQPESQSKQRKALSDEHKKDKKTIKKLERELNRKDKALAETAALLVLTKKGPRDLGGARGRLVSLPDRQNAVSLIKQAVKDGARQSKACKALGLTERTVQRWMQGDDVRADNRKNADRPEPVNKFSEAERQAIVDVCNSERFKSLPPSQIVPTLLDEGLYMGSERTFYRVLEETGQQHHRGSAAKPNRYKPTSWCATGPNQVWSWDITYLRSPIRGQFYYLYLVIDIFSRMIVTWEIHETESAEHASEMITKACIKQGIAALEWPLVLHSDNGSPMKGGTMLSTLQRLGVVSSFSRPRVSDDNPFSEAIFRTLKYRPGYPRTPFADLEAARSWVHGFAQWYNEEHKHSGLKFLTPGQRHRGETKVLMANRRKVYEQAKERHPERWGKRSTRNWDLADEVWLNPDRPADDQLSKAA, encoded by the exons ATGGCCCGCTATTCAGAAGAGTTCAAAGAGTCCATCATTCAGAAGATGATGCCACCCAATAATGTGCCAGTTTCGCAGTTGGTACGTGAGACTGGTATCTCTGATGTGACCCTGTACACTTGGCGAAAGAAAGCAGTATCTAAAGGAGTGCCTGTGCCGGGCGACGGAAAGAATCCAGATCAATGGACAACTGAAAACAAGTTAGCCGTAATCATTGAAACGGCTGCGTTAAATGAAGCAGAAATGGCTGAATACTGTCGTAAAAAAGGTCTGTTTGCTGAACAAATTCAGCAGTGGAAGGCTGCCTTTATTAACAGTGTTTCTGTCCAGCCTGAAAGTCAGTCAAAACAGCGTAAGGCGCTGTCTGACGAACACAAAAAAGATAAGAAAACCATCAAAAAGCTTGAGCGTGAACTCAATCGCAAGGACAAGGCGTTAGCAGAAACTGCTGCCTTGCTGGTACTCACAAAAAAGG GCCCAAGAGATCTGGGGGGCGCCAGAGGACGATTAGTCTCTCTCCCGGATCGACAAAATGCTGTTAGCCTGATTAAACAGGCAGTTAAAGATGGGGCTCGTCAGTCAAAAGCCTGCAAAGCCCTTGGTCTTACAGAAAGAACTGTACAACGCTGGATGCAGGGTGATGACGTGCGCGCAGATAATCGCAAAAATGCTGACAGGCCAGAACCGGTTAACAAGTTTTCTGAAGCTGAGCGACAGGCGATTGTTGACGTCTGTAACAGCGAGCGGTTCAAAAGCCTTCCGCCCAGCCAGATTGTGCCCACATTGTTAGATGAAGGTCTCTATATGGGGTCTGAAAGGACATTTTACCGGGTGTTGGAGGAAACAGGGCAACAGCATCATCGGGGCAGTGCTGCCAAGCCAAACAGGTATAAGCCAACGTCCTGGTGTGCTACCGGACCCAACCAGGTCTGGTCCTGGGATATTACCTATCTGCGCTCTCCGATACGGGGGCAGTTTTATTACCTGTACCTGGTGATAGACATCTTTAGTCGTATGATTGTTACATGGGAAATTCATGAAACCGAATCAGCTGAGCATGCATCAGAAATGATCACTAAAGCCTGTATCAAACAGGGAATTGCAGCCTTGGAGTGGCCACTGGTTCTGCACTCAGATAATGGTAGTCCCATGAAGGGTGGCACTATGCTGTCAACACTGCAGCGTCTTGGGGTCGTGAGCTCATTCAGTCGTCCCCGGGTCAGTGATGATAACCCCTTTTCCGAGGCCATATTCAGAACCCTGAAATACCGCCCTGGTTATCCGCGCACGCCATTTGCTGATCTTGAAGCAGCACGTAGCTGGGTGCATGGTTTTGCCCAATGGTACAACGAAGAGCACAAGCACAGTGGGCTGAAATTTCTGACACCCGGGCAAAGGCATCGTGGTGAAACCAAGGTGCTTATGGCTAACCGCAGAAAGGTTTATGAACAAGCCAAAGAACGTCACCCAGAGCGCTGGGGAAAGAGGTCAACAAGGAACTGGGATCTGGCTGATGAAGTCTGGTTGAATCCCGACAGACCTGCTGATGATCAACTAAGCAAAGCCGCTTAA